tTTTGCACGTGGctgttttcttcctttcccttggatttccgatcaaatGAATCTCCAATCATACTTTGACTCGCAtcaatttaactttttttcagTAGAAATTTTACCTGTGTTCCTTTGGGGAATTCCTCTtccgtttcttttattttttcatttgcgAAAATCTGCCTGACTGTGGGTTTACTTTGGTGCCGCGATTCTAGGTGCTGGAGCTAGCCGGGAATGCGGCGAGGGACAACAAGAAGAACCGGATCGTGCCGCGGCACATCCAGCTGGCGGTGAGGAACGACGAGGAGCTGAGCAAGCTGTTGGGCTCGGTGACCATCGCCAACGGCGGCGTGCTGCCCAACATCCACCAGACGCTGCTGCCGAAGAAGACCGGGAAGGGCAAGGGCGATATCGGGTCCGCTTCTCAGGAATTCTAGGGCTCCCGCCATGTCCTcgctctctttccttttttttttttttttttttttttttttgggttcttcaATCTTGGTGTAGGACTTGGGGCTTGATCTTTGTAACATACGCTTGCTTTTTTTGTCCCCTCTTTTTTGGGGGCGGCCCTCGAATCAAGACGTAGTAAAAAGCGGCGTTTATTCTTTTGTTGCGACGGCGTTTCAGTCGATCCCGCCTATGGAGGATTTTTCTCTAATcatttcactttttattttggcatttgtaatatgattttttttttttttacaatttagcAATATTAAAACCCACTTATTCTAGAATTTGTAATATTTGCCACGGGTAATATTCCTCCGAACACGGCAAATTTGACAAACACCAAAATCGTAGCATTAATTATCACATTTATTCTAGAAAATAGAAAGTTCTTGATATCAATTGGCCCTCGTCGTGAGGATGGAGAAGAGACGTTAAAGCCTATGAGGTTCTAGTCCAACATAAAGCATCCCAATAAGTCCatttggaagaaaattgaaGTGGAAACAGAAGATAATTTTATTTAGATTCCACCCAATTTGATATAAGACAAATCAGTAAAATTGAGATATTGGGGAAGGAGATATGATCTCGAGTTTCAATTTAGCCGTTATaaagattggattaaatatttcatttaagaaaaatatgataatgaaagaaaaaattggcATGTGAAGAAATTAatatatgtttattttattaaattgtaAGATgcttttatttcatgaaaaatgtaaaattttaaagatattttttttgaaaagtaatttattatatatcacttagaaaaattagttaacaaaaaatatatcgacaataatttatatttaattttttttttgtaggtaaTGCAAATATTTTAATCCGCACTTTGTATTTTCCAATTCAACGAACTTTTACACTTGGGATTTTCTACATTCAATAGTTGACAGCAAAACAAACGGCGATAAAAAATAGGTTTTTCGTTTATATATATGGTCGCCACGTGATCACTATCTAACGAGGCTGAGGCGCTCTTTAGGATTTTTGCGAACGATCGAACCTTTGTGTTTAACGACGTCGTCTTTCGGTTTACTTGGGCTGCTAGCCTGGTGCTCCGACTTGTCCTTCTCGGCCAATTCCTCTCTCCGATTCATCAACCAAAAATAGATCGTCGTCTTTTCGGTTTCCGCAGCAAGCTGGTCGTCTTCATCGGACAGCGGAAGATCTTCTTCGAATGAACTGACCAGTTCAATCACAGTTTTGTTcactgtagagagagagagagagagagatggccgTGCAGTGGGTTCTGGTGTTGCACGGGCTAGCGACGCTCGTGGTGGTCGTCTCGTTCCTGTGCGGCCAGTGGCCCATCTTCCGCCGCACTCCCATCGCCTCCATCCACCACTTCCTCACCGTCGGTGCCTACGACTACTTCCTGTACtcgatctctctctttctctcacccCTCTCCATCAGTCTAATTTTTCCTGGCTCTATCGTGCGTTTTGGATTCGATTCTCAAATTATTtcgtttttcttgttttgacaTTGTGAAGGAGGTGTGTCGGTGTTCTGTTTGGAATTAGAGGCACGAATGCGATTCTGGAGGTGGAGCGCTTTTGCTGCGATCGCCCCAACCCTATTTTGCAGGTTTTTGCtgcgattttctttttgttcctccACCCATGAGTCGAATACCTTGAATTTTGTTGGCATTGTAAGGGGGAAACACTTGTTTCTAAAATGCTTGACTTTGGAGCTCTATCGCCTGTAGTTTTCTATGTCTTTGAATTTGAAAGTGGGAAATACAATGCTTTCTGGTGGTTTAAGTCTAGCTTCTGCTCGCGAAGTTAATTTATGTATTTCCATATGATTTCTCTTTTGATGTTTACTAGAAATGAAGTGCGGTTGCTGTATTGTTATAGCGAATTCAAACTCCTAGCTGATGATGATTTCCATTCAAGTGAATGAACTGGGATTAACTCAGTGAAGTTGGGAAGATTATATGCAGAATGTTAGTCTTTTCTGTTTGAGATGGGATTCGTTTAGTAGGGAGTGTCGGCTTGTGTCACATGTGCTAGTGACTGTACAGTTCATTTTATGGTTGGGATATGCATTTTTGCAGATAATATACTTGGCAATAGTTGGAGGAACTTACTTCATTGTGGCAAAATCGTGCTTCAGCTATATTCCTGGATATTATATAAGTGGAATCCACAGGTACTGTTCGAAAGGATTTGTACAAACGAGTCAATTAGCTGGTATGATCAATGGAAAACACTTGGTTTGATAGCACAATCATCTTGTGGTGGGATTATTGTTGGCTTTATTTGTCGTCTGTGCGATTTTTCTTTGGGCTGTCTTGCTTGCATTCTTCTGATCGTCTTTGAGGCAGAATTCTATTCATTTGGAGCTTGAGGGAATTGCTATTGAAAATGACTAGAACTTATGAAGAACCAATGTTTCTGCCAGTTGTATGCCTGCCTTAATCTGAATATGCATGCTCACAAGTCTCTTGGTCTCTGTGCACCTCAATGGTAGAGTAATTTTATGTGGAACCCATCTTTGAATGGAAACTCTTGAAGTTCAGGTGCCCTGGGGATAGTTTAAAAAACACATGCTTTTGGAAGAGAGATGAATGAGTGCAAGTTACTCCccggaaaaggagaaaatgggaGGTGTTCCTTTCACTAATTTAGGCTTTCATAAGAGAGAAGGAAGCTACACTTTGGAAAGCAAAATAACATTTTGGCTCTCTACGTGGAAGTCCAATGTTGTGGGATGTGAAAAGCATTTttgcattcatttttcatgtatTTGCTCCTGCCATATCTGGGTTTCGGATACTTATGACATCTTTGGGAGGTCCTTTTGTTCGCTTCTTTGTAAGCAGGAAGATTGATTGTATTCCTCGATGAATATTTTGTGCTTGGTTACATATTTCTCGGGATTACTGTTCATTCTTTCACTAAATCGGGATTCTTCTCCTTTCATTTGTTGCTTGAGGTCAATCATCAATTGAGTCTTCTTGCTTCCTTTGTattcatatcatgcatttagCTTCTGGCATTCCTGGGTTTCGGCTCCTTAGGATATGTCTTGGATCTCTTTTGTCGTTTTCTTCTAGATTAACCTTGGCTATTCCTTATCTCTTATTTAATggatttctttctttgctttggAGTTTCTCTAGATCATGTTTCAGGCTTTCACAGAATCAGGTTTTATTCCTTCCTTTTGTTGCATGAGGTCAGCCATCAGTCTGCTTGTTTCTCTAGATTggatttgactctagttagtatAATGAGTCTACTAGGTTGCTGCATTTTCATCCTTAGTTCTATCAGTGGGTATTATTTTCATTAAAGCTCCCTAGTATTGGACTAGGTGATCTAAAGGctcatgtttctttttcttccacgaGTATTGCAGTTTCTTGTTGGAGGTTAATGACATGGTCTGACATTGATTAGCTGTTCCTTGTTGATGCAGGTATACAAGCTCGTTGGCAGTTGGCATCGGTCTCCTTCTCTTTCTATTGACTAGTTTTGCTGATCCAGGGACTGTAAAGGATGATAACGTCTCTCAATTTCTTGCTGCTTATCCCTATGATGATATTATTTACTCTGGGAAAGAGTGTCCAACTTGCAAAATTCCAAAGTgagtcttttttgtttttttgaaatattcccGCCAAGATAAATTTTTCGCTTTGTGAGCTATTCAATGTCTTTGGGTTCTCCAGACCTGCCAGGTCCAAGCATTGCAGCATTTGTGATCGCTGTGTTGCGAGATTTGACCATCATTGTGGGTGGATGGTACGCCTTACTTTTTCATTTATTGCTGGAGAAGGATATACTATGGTATCACTATCAATGCGCTGGTATTTTCATGCAGAATAATTGTATAGGGGAGAGAAATACTCGATACTTCATGGCTTTTCTTTTATGGTGAGTTCCATGTAAATGGCAACAATATGTGTGCAATGACTATGGAGGTCCAAAGATTCCCTCCTTTCTTTAGAACAGATGAAGCAAATAGACTGAACATACAGTTCTCAGCTTGAGTCCTTTTCCGAACATGATTACCAAACTAAGAGGTCGTATCTATAAAAGAAAGGACTGATGCAGgtttctttttatgtttaagAACATAAGCATCTAATGATTTAGCTTGTGCATGATTCTGGTCAAAGAAAATCTACAAGAGTGGTCACATTGGGGACGTGTCATGATTGTATTTTTTCTTGCTGTAGATGCAATGACATTGATAACCTTGAATTAAATGGCATAGCAGCCTTAAATTGTGATAACTTTGTAGATAAAACTTATTTTTTACCCGGATAGGTAAAGGTCAAAACTAAGCTCAAATTAGGAGATAATGCAGTTAGTAAATGGTCATTGTGGTGAAAGATGCCCTGTTCTCTTTATCTGATCAATTGCAACAACTATCGCATTTAATTGATATAAGATTACTGGTCACAGACAGCTTCAATCAAAGAATGAGAGATAATCCTCTAAGATTTAAAAGACAGGTGCTGATTACCCACTTAAGTTGTGGTAGAAATGGATTAGAGCTCCTCTTATACACGAACAAACTTGTGTGTATTCATTTAGTTACTTGTTTGCAGGCATTTTCTAGTGTGTATATATGGGGTTATTGCCATTGGATTGGTTCTTGCTGGACAGCTGAAGGAATCGAGAGTGATCTATGTACTAACTGGTATGCATGCTTTGTAGCCTATATGTCTTGTTTGTTGATCAATCATGGGTTTTAgatttatttgcttttctttcttgcagTGTATTATCGCATAGAAAATTCTTTCCTCAGTTTAGCTCCACATGTGCTTCAGGTCAGTATCTTTATTACGTCACTTCCGATCTTGTCAATAGGCTTTCATTTAGAAAATCTTTTGCTCTTTGATGTGTCCTAGTTACTTTAAAGAACTCAGAGAAATATGACATATATCCTTGATTCTTCCTGGAAGTTGAAATGGATTTGAGATACTTTTTGGATGGAGTAACTATATGATTACTCACCTCCTACTGAAAAGAAAGTTCACTTATTGTTTGGTTTCGACTTTAGTGATGTGTTCTGGCCTTATAATAATTCAAGTGAATGATAGCATTTATTGCCATCATCAATTCAAGGGAAATAAGTTAATCAGCATTGATTTTGAGTAGAAAATGGTAGAAATGACTGCTGTGCTACGATCAGTTGATTTTGCATTTCCACCGAAATTTAATACTGTCATTTTATACCGAGAATGCAATATCTGCGAACTTTTTGATCCTTTGTTTAATGCTTTTGGTTCTGGGATGTTACTGGTTGCATATAAAGTTTGTAATAGGTCTCCTTGCACAATTTTTGGTACTAAATAATGTTTTTGGTGGGGGTTGATGATGGTTGCTTGAAATTGTCTAAGATAGTCGTCAATGCAAATTCTTGCTACTCTATTGGATCAAGGtagttgatttgttttttttttagagtttttttctttggggTTGTTGGGGTTTATCTGCGTCTTTTTCTGTCGTCCATATTCTACTGGTGTCTGATTTCACCTTcgtggtgtgtgtgtgtgtgtgtttttttttttatgtggttaTCATCTCTTTGAATCTGTACTTGATGTTTTAAGTGCTAGTGGTTTCGTAATTTTCACATGTGTTCTTCTCAGACAATTTTTTGctattttgtttttaatgttttcatCTTTGGTTTGAACAGTGGTTTGTTGGGTCCTATGATACTCAAATACTGCTTATGGTGTTCCTTGCAATAGTTGCACTGCTACTGGCAGGCTTCTTTGGCTACCACGCGAGCCTCTGCTTCACAAACACTACCACTAATGAGGTTGGTGTTGCTAATACTTTGCTGATTTCCAATAAGCACTCCACTTGTTTTGTACTGAGTAGAACATGAAGTAACTGTATTTTATTTGTTGATCTTCAATTCCTCAGCCTAAATGAAATTTCCTGGCTCAGAATCTTGAACTAAGCATGAAAAAAAGCAATGAACTTTGGTCTGCTTGTCGGctacatttgattttttttttgcctatacCTGGAGATCATGAAAAACTGTTCTATATAAAGGGAGAGAAActggaaaaatagaaattttcagtcaaaaaggacaaaaagaaattggcaggcaaaaagtgaagagattAATGATAAACTCACCAGGACTTAATCGGAGATTGAAGACTAAACCTTGCTAGTTTAAATAACTCGTCCGTCCCTAGCTTAAAATGTTAGATGTGCCCGGTTCCATCTGCTGTTAACAGACATACTAATCTTTAGAGTTTTACTCTCAAAAACATAAGATGTGATGTGATGATGGAATATGGTCCGTTTGCTACATGTGTTGCAGACTTTCAAGTGGCAAGAGTACATAAGTTGGCAGAGGAAGCTGAATGAAGCAAGAGCGAGCACCGCGGCACTCCGAGCCAGTGTTAATGGATTGAGCAGTGACGCTTCTCCTCGCGAAAGCAAATGGAGGGCTTTCTTCAGAAGATCACCCTTGGAAGATGCTGAGCCGGTTGTTAAGGAGAACAAGTATGATAAA
The genomic region above belongs to Rhodamnia argentea isolate NSW1041297 chromosome 6, ASM2092103v1, whole genome shotgun sequence and contains:
- the LOC115751680 gene encoding histone H2AX; translation: MSSKEGGKGGRGKPKATKSVSRSHKAGLQFPVGRIARFLKAGKYAERVGAGAPVYLSAVLEYLAAEVLELAGNAARDNKKNRIVPRHIQLAVRNDEELSKLLGSVTIANGGVLPNIHQTLLPKKTGKGKGDIGSASQEF
- the LOC115751678 gene encoding probable protein S-acyltransferase 17 isoform X2; protein product: MAVQWVLVLHGLATLVVVVSFLCGQWPIFRRTPIASIHHFLTVGAYDYFLRCVGVLFGIRGTNAILEVERFCCDRPNPILQIIYLAIVGGTYFIVAKSCFSYIPGYYISGIHRYTSSLAVGIGLLLFLLTSFADPGTVKDDNVSQFLAAYPYDDIIYSGKECPTCKIPKHFLVCIYGVIAIGLVLAGQLKESRVIYVLTVYYRIENSFLSLAPHVLQWFVGSYDTQILLMVFLAIVALLLAGFFGYHASLCFTNTTTNETFKWQEYISWQRKLNEARASTAALRASVNGLSSDASPRESKWRAFFRRSPLEDAEPVVKENKYDKGLIKNIYEIIVPLSSRSSFSRKKSKVRRE
- the LOC115751678 gene encoding probable protein S-acyltransferase 17 isoform X1, giving the protein MAVQWVLVLHGLATLVVVVSFLCGQWPIFRRTPIASIHHFLTVGAYDYFLRCVGVLFGIRGTNAILEVERFCCDRPNPILQIIYLAIVGGTYFIVAKSCFSYIPGYYISGIHRYTSSLAVGIGLLLFLLTSFADPGTVKDDNVSQFLAAYPYDDIIYSGKECPTCKIPKPARSKHCSICDRCVARFDHHCGWMNNCIGERNTRYFMAFLLWHFLVCIYGVIAIGLVLAGQLKESRVIYVLTVYYRIENSFLSLAPHVLQWFVGSYDTQILLMVFLAIVALLLAGFFGYHASLCFTNTTTNETFKWQEYISWQRKLNEARASTAALRASVNGLSSDASPRESKWRAFFRRSPLEDAEPVVKENKYDKGLIKNIYEIIVPLSSRSSFSRKKSKVRRE